In Desulfurobacterium atlanticum, one DNA window encodes the following:
- a CDS encoding motility protein A — protein sequence MDIATLIGLAAAFLLIIITIVLGGSAGAFINIPSLLITVGGGFSAAMAGFPMGEYIGGLKAFLKALNPGLPDPIETIDFLVDIAKKARKEGILALESSIDEFYSRDPFLGNIMRMLIDGLDMEEINSNAEAAMAQIEQKLSTEAAVWETLGDLFPAFGMIGTLIGLIQMLQNLSDPAALGPGMAVAMITTLYGAILANVLCIPITKKLKYYKELNMTFKEAYLMTAEAIEKGANPNILKQKLGGLFGVELKEE from the coding sequence ATGGATATAGCAACGCTTATAGGTCTTGCAGCAGCTTTCCTTCTGATTATCATAACTATTGTTCTTGGTGGAAGTGCCGGAGCATTTATAAACATTCCTTCTCTTCTTATTACTGTCGGTGGTGGCTTCTCTGCTGCCATGGCAGGATTCCCGATGGGAGAGTATATAGGCGGGCTAAAGGCATTCCTTAAAGCCCTTAACCCAGGCCTTCCCGACCCGATAGAAACAATAGATTTTCTTGTTGACATAGCAAAAAAAGCAAGAAAAGAGGGAATTCTGGCTCTTGAATCAAGCATTGATGAATTTTATTCCCGTGACCCATTTCTTGGAAATATCATGAGAATGCTTATAGACGGCCTTGATATGGAAGAGATAAACAGTAACGCTGAAGCTGCCATGGCACAGATAGAACAGAAACTGTCAACAGAAGCGGCTGTCTGGGAAACCCTTGGAGATCTTTTCCCGGCTTTCGGTATGATTGGAACACTTATAGGTCTTATCCAGATGCTTCAGAACCTTAGCGACCCGGCTGCTCTTGGTCCTGGTATGGCTGTTGCTATGATTACAACCCTTTACGGAGCTATCCTTGCAAACGTTCTTTGTATTCCGATAACAAAAAAACTGAAATATTATAAAGAACTTAACATGACATTTAAAGAAGCGTATCTTATGACCGCTGAAGCTATAGAAAAAGGAGCAAACCCAAACATCCTAAAACAGAAACTTGGTGGTCTTTTTGGTGTGGAACTTAAAGAGGAGTAA
- a CDS encoding OmpA/MotB family protein — protein MRKKKQECKSFPAWLTSFGDLMSLLLTFFILLYSMSTISLEKFEQVIKGLSSAFGGEVIFQEGGIPEGTNLNIQMPKTYPKMRSRREIEEQIAKIHKMLQQKGLKAEVAKYATEIKIRINTNKLFPPGSATPYRSALPAIKEMCDKLKAISVPIRIEGYTDSIPIKTKEFPSNWELSAARAVAVLRIFEKEGYDPKLMSAAGFGPTHPIAPNTTPEGREKNRRIEIAVELPQ, from the coding sequence TTGAGAAAAAAGAAGCAGGAGTGTAAAAGCTTCCCGGCATGGCTTACAAGCTTTGGAGACCTAATGTCTCTTCTTCTTACTTTCTTTATTCTTCTTTATTCTATGAGTACAATTTCCCTTGAAAAGTTTGAACAGGTTATAAAGGGACTATCATCTGCTTTTGGTGGAGAGGTAATATTCCAGGAAGGTGGAATTCCTGAAGGAACGAACTTAAACATTCAGATGCCAAAAACTTATCCCAAAATGCGCTCCCGTAGAGAGATAGAAGAACAGATAGCAAAAATCCATAAAATGCTTCAACAAAAAGGATTGAAAGCAGAAGTAGCAAAATACGCTACAGAAATTAAAATAAGAATTAATACGAACAAACTCTTTCCTCCGGGAAGTGCCACACCATACAGAAGTGCTCTACCTGCTATAAAAGAGATGTGTGATAAGTTAAAAGCAATAAGTGTTCCCATAAGAATAGAAGGATATACGGACAGTATTCCTATAAAAACTAAAGAATTTCCTTCAAACTGGGAACTTTCAGCAGCAAGAGCAGTAGCAGTACTTAGAATCTTTGAAAAAGAAGGATATGATCCTAAACTGATGTCTGCAGCCGGTTTTGGTCCAACACACCCGATAGCTCCAAACACAACACCTGAAGGAAGGGAAAAAAACAGGCGTATAGAAATAGCTGTAGAACTACCTCAATAA
- a CDS encoding OmpA/MotB family protein — protein MRKKKDECKSFPAWLTSFSDLMSLLLTFFILLYSMSSLDVSKAAKFLSYFQGERAKYFKKFSIVKPIKFYTKDLAKKLGKILARTLPISGYQIVVTKQYVLLRIFNRVLFEKNSFNLTPEAKKALDEVVKTIKMIDGNYTIRVEGHTDIGEPKKPIDGIKDSWDLSLRRATAVIRYFISKGIPQDRLMAVGYGDTRPLYTWNNPILRARNSRVEIYIQVAKERKDIEKLIKEEQQRIKYREKGIIVNGTNKTE, from the coding sequence GTGAGAAAGAAGAAGGATGAATGTAAAAGTTTTCCGGCATGGCTTACAAGTTTTAGTGACCTTATGTCACTTCTTCTTACATTTTTCATCCTTCTATATTCAATGAGCAGTCTTGATGTGTCAAAAGCTGCAAAGTTTCTGTCCTACTTTCAAGGAGAAAGGGCAAAATACTTTAAAAAGTTTTCAATTGTTAAACCAATCAAATTTTATACAAAAGACCTTGCAAAAAAGCTTGGAAAAATACTGGCAAGAACCCTGCCCATCTCTGGATATCAGATAGTGGTTACCAAGCAGTATGTTCTGCTAAGAATTTTTAACAGAGTGCTGTTTGAAAAAAACTCCTTTAATCTAACACCTGAAGCCAAGAAAGCCCTTGATGAAGTTGTGAAAACGATAAAAATGATAGACGGAAACTACACAATAAGAGTTGAAGGTCATACCGATATAGGAGAACCTAAAAAACCGATAGACGGCATTAAAGATTCCTGGGATTTATCCCTTAGAAGGGCCACTGCCGTTATAAGATATTTTATATCCAAAGGAATACCGCAGGATAGGCTTATGGCTGTAGGATACGGAGACACCCGTCCACTTTATACCTGGAACAATCCAATACTTAGAGCAAGAAACAGCAGGGTTGAAATATATATTCAGGTAGCGAAAGAGCGAAAAGATATTGAAAAACTGATAAAGGAAGAGCAGCAGAGGATTAAATACAGGGAAAAAGGAATCATCGTAAATGGGACAAACAAGACGGAATAA
- the ruvX gene encoding Holliday junction resolvase RuvX, whose translation MGQTRRNKKYLALDVGFKRIGVATSLSGIIASPSGIIERKTNRETFSEIERLIKKYGITTVIIGLPLTSNGKKTKMAEKIEKFAEKLKSYLENKKLNIEIVFQDEYLTTATAENLETLKKRNRKDDIAAALILEEFLSNRSTF comes from the coding sequence ATGGGACAAACAAGACGGAATAAAAAATACCTTGCCCTTGATGTGGGATTTAAAAGAATCGGCGTTGCCACAAGTTTATCAGGAATAATAGCTTCTCCTTCAGGCATTATAGAGAGGAAAACCAACAGAGAGACTTTTTCTGAGATAGAAAGGCTGATAAAAAAATACGGTATAACCACCGTAATCATAGGACTTCCCTTAACATCAAACGGTAAAAAAACAAAAATGGCAGAGAAAATAGAGAAATTTGCAGAAAAACTTAAATCTTATCTTGAAAATAAAAAATTAAACATTGAAATTGTGTTTCAGGATGAGTATTTAACAACGGCAACAGCAGAAAATCTTGAAACACTTAAAAAAAGAAACAGAAAAGACGACATTGCGGCAGCCCTGATTCTTGAAGAGTTTTTATCAAACAGATCTACTTTTTGA
- a CDS encoding HNH endonuclease, with protein sequence MKYYPCMVLDITYRPFTIFSHFKSFVLVYSGKAEVIQNYETKVIKAVDRSIPAPLVIKIAILSKHWEKVAPSRRAVFLRDNFTCAYCGKLVKDSEATIDHIIPKSRGGKFSWDNLITACDSCNQKKGDKLPDEAGMPLLFKPYRPTKFEVELKRWKINSEFEVALEIFFPKYKVLIKK encoded by the coding sequence GTGAAATACTATCCGTGTATGGTGCTTGATATAACTTATCGTCCTTTCACAATCTTTTCCCATTTTAAATCTTTTGTTCTTGTTTATTCAGGTAAGGCGGAAGTGATTCAAAACTATGAAACGAAAGTTATAAAAGCGGTTGATAGGAGTATTCCTGCTCCTCTCGTTATAAAGATAGCTATTCTTTCAAAACACTGGGAGAAAGTTGCACCTTCAAGGAGAGCAGTTTTCTTAAGAGATAATTTTACCTGTGCTTATTGTGGTAAGCTTGTTAAGGATAGTGAAGCTACAATAGATCACATAATTCCGAAAAGTAGAGGTGGTAAATTTAGCTGGGATAATCTTATTACAGCGTGTGATAGTTGTAATCAGAAGAAAGGAGACAAATTACCTGACGAAGCAGGAATGCCTTTACTCTTTAAACCTTACAGGCCGACAAAGTTTGAGGTTGAGTTAAAACGCTGGAAAATAAACAGTGAATTTGAAGTTGCTCTTGAGATTTTCTTTCCAAAATATAAGGTTCTTATCAAAAAGTAG
- a CDS encoding 5-(carboxyamino)imidazole ribonucleotide synthase, with amino-acid sequence MKQFSYPLFKLGIVGGGQLGKMMTQKAKKMGFHVTILDPTPESPAGQVADRQIIGNFHDENKLEELAQNCDVVTYDLENVNTKVLKRLFDKGYKIFPSPYTLEIIQDKYIQKKTLSKNGIPVPEYKEVISCDDLKAFGFPVVQKTRKGGYDGRGVFVLKSEKDIENRLGGETFIEKMVDIEKEISVLVARNIKGEIKTYPVVEMVFDERANICDTVVAPARIEEKFLKAAREIAIETVRVLDGIGVFAMEMFLTKEGKILVNEVAPRPHNSGHHTIETCLTCQFEQHIRAITDLPLGSTKQIVPAVMINLLGEAGYKGKPVIEGLEEILSIPGISFHFYCKKETKPFRKMGHVTVVDKNIEKAIEKADIVKRTVKIKGEEKI; translated from the coding sequence ATGAAGCAATTTTCATATCCACTTTTTAAACTTGGAATTGTTGGTGGTGGCCAGCTTGGAAAGATGATGACACAGAAAGCCAAAAAGATGGGATTCCATGTTACCATACTTGACCCGACTCCCGAATCACCGGCAGGACAGGTGGCAGATAGACAGATTATAGGGAATTTCCACGATGAAAATAAGTTGGAAGAGCTTGCGCAAAACTGTGATGTAGTAACTTATGACCTTGAAAATGTTAACACTAAAGTGCTTAAAAGGCTATTTGATAAAGGATACAAAATCTTTCCATCTCCATATACCCTTGAAATAATTCAGGATAAATACATACAGAAGAAAACTCTGTCAAAAAACGGAATTCCCGTTCCTGAATACAAAGAGGTCATCTCCTGCGATGATCTAAAAGCATTCGGTTTTCCTGTAGTTCAGAAAACGAGAAAAGGTGGCTATGATGGTAGAGGCGTTTTCGTTCTAAAATCGGAAAAAGATATTGAAAACAGACTTGGAGGAGAAACTTTCATAGAGAAAATGGTTGATATAGAAAAAGAAATTTCTGTCCTGGTAGCAAGAAATATTAAAGGAGAAATCAAAACATATCCCGTTGTTGAGATGGTTTTTGATGAACGAGCAAATATCTGTGATACGGTAGTCGCACCTGCAAGAATAGAGGAGAAATTCTTAAAAGCAGCCAGAGAAATAGCAATAGAAACGGTCAGAGTTCTTGATGGTATCGGCGTTTTCGCCATGGAGATGTTCCTCACAAAAGAGGGAAAAATACTTGTTAATGAAGTAGCTCCTCGCCCTCACAACTCAGGACATCACACAATAGAAACCTGTTTAACCTGTCAGTTTGAACAACATATAAGAGCCATTACTGACCTTCCTCTTGGTTCTACCAAGCAGATAGTTCCAGCTGTTATGATAAATCTCTTAGGGGAAGCAGGTTATAAAGGAAAACCTGTAATAGAAGGACTTGAGGAGATTCTGTCCATCCCCGGTATCTCTTTTCACTTTTACTGTAAAAAAGAAACAAAACCTTTCAGAAAAATGGGACATGTAACAGTTGTTGACAAAAACATTGAAAAAGCAATTGAAAAAGCTGATATAGTTAAAAGAACTGTCAAAATTAAAGGGGAGGAAAAGATATGA
- the purE gene encoding 5-(carboxyamino)imidazole ribonucleotide mutase codes for MKKPLVGIIMGSDSDLPVMKEAAKVLDEFGIDYELTIVSAHRTPERLFDYAKTAEDKGLEIIIAGAGGAAHLPGMVASITPLPVIGVPVKTSTLNGIDSLLSIVQMPGGVPVATVAINNAKNAGLLAVQILGNKYPEIREKVKKYKSSMKSQVEAKAQTLEKIGYVEYLKQMEKKLKNCC; via the coding sequence ATGAAAAAACCTTTAGTTGGAATAATTATGGGGAGTGATTCAGACCTTCCAGTAATGAAAGAAGCAGCAAAAGTGCTTGACGAATTTGGAATAGATTATGAGCTGACAATAGTTTCAGCCCATAGAACACCTGAAAGACTTTTTGATTATGCCAAAACTGCTGAAGATAAAGGACTTGAGATTATAATAGCCGGGGCAGGTGGTGCGGCACATCTACCTGGGATGGTAGCATCAATAACACCGCTACCTGTTATAGGTGTTCCTGTAAAAACATCTACATTAAACGGTATAGATTCTTTGCTATCAATAGTCCAGATGCCAGGCGGTGTTCCTGTAGCAACCGTAGCAATAAACAACGCAAAAAATGCAGGCCTTTTAGCAGTGCAAATTTTAGGGAACAAGTATCCTGAAATAAGAGAAAAGGTGAAAAAGTATAAATCTTCAATGAAGAGTCAGGTTGAAGCTAAAGCCCAGACCCTTGAAAAAATAGGTTATGTAGAATACCTGAAACAGATGGAAAAAAAATTAAAAAATTGCTGTTAA
- a CDS encoding SemiSWEET family transporter, with protein sequence MEQKFVDRIGWFASLMAITMYVSYIDQIKLNLSGQKGSAVLPAVTVVNCISWIMYGYLKEKKDWPIIVCNLPGVVLGAVTFLTAIF encoded by the coding sequence ATGGAGCAAAAGTTTGTTGATAGGATTGGCTGGTTTGCCTCTCTTATGGCAATTACAATGTATGTTTCTTATATAGACCAGATAAAGCTGAACCTTTCTGGCCAGAAAGGTTCAGCGGTTCTTCCAGCTGTTACCGTTGTCAACTGTATCTCCTGGATAATGTATGGTTATTTAAAAGAGAAGAAGGATTGGCCTATTATTGTTTGCAATCTTCCAGGTGTTGTTCTTGGAGCGGTAACATTTTTAACAGCAATTTTTTAA
- the typA gene encoding translational GTPase TypA, which produces MMEIRNIAVIAHVDHGKTTLVDGLLKQSGTLNERKDFGERVMDSNDIEKERGITILSKNTAIYYGDYKINIIDTPGHSDFGGEVERVLKMVDGVLLLVDAQEGVMPQTKFVVKKALSLGLKPIVVVNKIDKPAAEPDRVVDEVFDLFVNLGASDEQLDFPVLYAAARDGYAKYHLEDANVDLKPLFETIISHVPSPSGSVDAPLQMQAFTLDYDNYVGRIAIARIFNGKVRKGQNVILLKKNGETVNGRITKLIGFKGLDRIEIDEAFCGDIVAFAGFETVDIGDTVADVEHPEPLEPLHIEEPTLSVFLSVNDSPLAGTEGKHVTATKLKDRLVKESRTNIAMKFEEIGEGKFKVSGRGELQISILAENLRREGYEFSISRPQVIVKEENGKHLEPFELLVVDIPDEFVGTVIEKLGKRKAEMVSMMPMGNGRTRVEFEIPSRGLIGYRSEFLTDTKGEGIMNSSFLEYREFKGIPYRRSNGAMVSMADGEAASYALYNLQERGKLFIKPGDKVYTGMVIGEHSRSGDIDVNPIKGKKLTNVRAAGSDDAIKLVPPVEMTLEKALEWIEEDELVEVTPENIRIRKRYLDISERKRMAKKKG; this is translated from the coding sequence ATTATGGAAATAAGAAACATCGCAGTTATTGCCCACGTTGACCATGGAAAAACAACTCTTGTTGACGGACTTTTAAAACAAAGTGGAACTTTAAATGAGAGGAAAGATTTTGGTGAAAGGGTTATGGACTCAAACGATATAGAGAAAGAAAGAGGTATTACAATTCTTTCAAAAAATACTGCTATCTATTACGGAGATTATAAGATAAACATTATAGATACACCCGGACACTCCGATTTTGGGGGTGAGGTTGAGCGTGTTTTAAAAATGGTTGATGGAGTTCTTCTTCTTGTTGATGCTCAGGAAGGGGTTATGCCTCAGACAAAGTTTGTTGTTAAAAAAGCTTTATCTCTTGGTCTGAAACCGATAGTTGTGGTTAACAAAATTGATAAACCAGCAGCTGAGCCTGATAGAGTGGTTGATGAGGTTTTTGACCTTTTTGTAAATCTTGGGGCATCTGATGAGCAGCTTGATTTTCCCGTTCTTTATGCTGCGGCAAGGGACGGTTATGCAAAATATCATCTTGAAGATGCCAATGTTGATTTAAAGCCCCTTTTTGAAACGATAATCTCCCATGTGCCTTCTCCTTCAGGAAGCGTGGATGCTCCTTTACAGATGCAGGCTTTTACCCTTGATTACGATAACTATGTGGGAAGGATTGCCATTGCGAGAATTTTCAATGGTAAGGTAAGGAAAGGGCAAAATGTTATTCTTCTTAAAAAGAATGGAGAAACTGTAAATGGAAGAATAACCAAACTTATAGGTTTTAAAGGGCTTGACAGAATTGAGATAGATGAAGCTTTTTGCGGAGATATTGTAGCGTTTGCAGGTTTTGAGACGGTTGATATTGGAGATACTGTAGCTGATGTGGAACATCCTGAACCTCTTGAACCTTTGCATATTGAAGAACCAACGTTAAGTGTTTTCTTAAGTGTTAACGATTCCCCGCTTGCTGGAACAGAAGGAAAACATGTAACTGCAACGAAGCTTAAAGATAGACTTGTTAAAGAATCAAGAACAAATATAGCCATGAAATTTGAAGAGATAGGTGAAGGGAAGTTTAAGGTATCCGGACGTGGTGAGCTTCAGATTTCAATACTTGCAGAGAATTTAAGAAGGGAAGGGTATGAGTTTTCCATAAGCAGGCCACAGGTAATAGTGAAGGAAGAAAACGGTAAGCACCTTGAACCTTTTGAACTTCTTGTCGTTGATATCCCTGATGAATTTGTTGGAACGGTGATTGAAAAGCTTGGAAAGAGAAAGGCGGAGATGGTTTCAATGATGCCTATGGGAAATGGTAGGACAAGGGTGGAGTTTGAGATACCTTCCCGCGGTTTAATCGGTTATAGAAGTGAATTTCTTACCGACACAAAGGGTGAGGGGATAATGAACAGTTCATTTCTTGAGTATAGGGAGTTTAAAGGGATTCCATATAGAAGAAGCAATGGAGCTATGGTTTCAATGGCTGACGGAGAAGCAGCAAGTTATGCACTTTATAATCTTCAGGAAAGAGGTAAACTGTTTATTAAACCGGGAGATAAGGTTTATACCGGTATGGTTATAGGTGAGCACAGCAGAAGTGGTGATATAGATGTTAATCCTATAAAGGGTAAAAAGCTTACAAATGTTAGAGCTGCCGGTAGCGATGATGCTATAAAACTTGTTCCACCTGTTGAAATGACCCTTGAAAAGGCACTTGAGTGGATAGAAGAAGATGAACTTGTAGAAGTTACTCCTGAAAATATCAGGATAAGAAAAAGATACCTTGATATAAGCGAAAGAAAGAGAATGGCTAAAAAGAAAGGTTAG
- the hisC gene encoding histidinol-phosphate transaminase produces the protein MFKLPEHIKQVHVYEPGKPIEELEKELGIKNIVKLASNENPLGPSPKGVQAIIEDLKNLHRYPDGNSYYLKNALAKHLNVKPENIFVGLGSNEALDIISRAYLRPGVNAVYSEKSFAVYPIVVQLAGAEHKVVKVKDNYYMDLKAHLDAIDDKTAVVFLANPNNPTGTAFSKKEFEEFLKEFPDDVLLVLDEAYYEYAVGAGFDIENGVEYIYEKNMLVTRTFSKIYGLAGLRLGYAVANEEIIADMNRIRQPFNVTRPAQVAGVAALEDKMFIKQSQVVNEEGKKYLYKEFEKLGLKYVPTFANFILVDTGFPTREVFKRLLHKGVIVRAMDGYGFPTCIRVTIGTMKENIVFIDKLREVIEELKDEKIGG, from the coding sequence ATGTTTAAGCTACCTGAACACATAAAACAGGTTCACGTTTACGAACCGGGAAAACCGATAGAAGAACTTGAAAAAGAGCTTGGAATCAAAAATATCGTTAAACTTGCTTCAAACGAAAATCCCCTCGGCCCATCACCAAAAGGTGTCCAGGCAATAATTGAAGATTTAAAAAACCTTCACAGATATCCTGATGGCAACTCCTACTATTTAAAAAACGCACTTGCAAAGCACCTTAATGTTAAACCGGAAAACATATTTGTAGGACTTGGCTCAAACGAAGCACTTGATATTATTTCAAGAGCCTATCTTCGCCCTGGAGTTAACGCAGTCTATAGTGAAAAATCTTTCGCAGTTTACCCTATAGTTGTCCAGCTTGCAGGAGCAGAACATAAAGTTGTCAAAGTAAAAGATAACTACTATATGGATTTAAAAGCTCACCTTGATGCAATAGATGATAAAACCGCTGTTGTCTTTCTTGCAAACCCAAACAACCCAACAGGTACAGCTTTCTCTAAAAAGGAGTTTGAGGAATTTTTAAAAGAGTTCCCAGATGATGTTCTTCTTGTTCTTGATGAAGCATACTACGAATATGCTGTAGGGGCAGGTTTTGATATTGAAAACGGTGTAGAGTATATTTATGAAAAAAACATGCTTGTAACAAGAACATTTTCCAAAATATACGGTCTTGCCGGTCTTAGACTGGGATACGCAGTTGCAAACGAAGAGATAATTGCAGACATGAACAGAATCAGACAACCTTTCAACGTAACAAGACCGGCACAGGTTGCAGGTGTTGCAGCTCTTGAAGACAAAATGTTTATAAAACAGTCTCAAGTTGTAAACGAAGAAGGGAAAAAGTATCTTTACAAAGAGTTTGAAAAACTGGGCCTTAAGTATGTTCCTACATTTGCAAATTTTATTCTTGTTGATACCGGTTTTCCTACAAGAGAAGTGTTTAAACGTTTACTTCACAAAGGTGTTATTGTCAGAGCAATGGACGGATACGGATTCCCAACCTGTATAAGAGTAACCATAGGAACGATGAAAGAAAACATAGTGTTTATTGACAAATTAAGAGAAGTTATTGAAGAACTTAAAGATGAAAAAATAGGAGGATAA
- the ahcY gene encoding adenosylhomocysteinase: MDYHVKDLSLADKGKDRIEWAEMDMPVLRKEIKERFLKEQPLKGIKLGVCLHVTTETANLVRTLKDGGAEVYLCACNPLSTQDDVAAALVKHYDIPVFAIKGEDEKTYYEHIKTVLSKEPDITMDDGADLISTLHKEYPELVEKVIGGTEETTTGVIRLKAMAKDGVLKYPVIAVNEALTKHLFDNRYGTGQSTIDGILRATNRLLAGSVFVVAGYGWCGKGLAMRAAGMGAEVIVTEVDPIKAIEARMDGFRVMPMSEAAKIGDIFCTVTGNIHVIREEHFNLMKDGAIVSNSGHFNVEIDVAALEEMAVKKRRVRDFVDEYVMEDGRRIYLLGEGRLVNLAAAEGHPASVMDMSFANQALSAEYIVKEGKNLKPNVYVVPGHIDNKVAELKLKAMGIEIDKLTPEQIEYLNSWDVGT; encoded by the coding sequence ATGGATTATCACGTAAAAGATTTATCTCTTGCCGATAAGGGAAAAGACAGAATTGAATGGGCAGAAATGGACATGCCCGTTTTAAGAAAAGAGATAAAGGAAAGATTCTTAAAAGAACAACCTTTAAAAGGGATAAAACTTGGTGTCTGTCTTCATGTAACAACCGAAACAGCAAACCTTGTAAGAACGCTAAAAGATGGAGGAGCGGAAGTTTACCTTTGTGCGTGCAATCCTTTGTCAACTCAAGATGATGTAGCAGCTGCTCTTGTAAAACACTACGATATTCCAGTATTTGCCATAAAAGGTGAAGATGAAAAAACTTACTACGAACATATAAAAACCGTCCTTTCAAAAGAACCTGACATAACAATGGATGATGGAGCTGACCTTATATCAACTCTTCATAAAGAATATCCTGAACTTGTAGAAAAAGTGATAGGCGGAACAGAGGAAACAACAACAGGTGTCATAAGACTGAAAGCTATGGCAAAAGATGGAGTTCTAAAATATCCTGTAATAGCTGTTAATGAAGCTCTTACAAAACACCTTTTTGACAACAGATATGGAACGGGACAATCAACTATTGACGGAATATTAAGAGCCACGAACAGGCTTCTTGCAGGCTCTGTGTTTGTTGTAGCAGGATATGGATGGTGTGGAAAGGGGCTTGCAATGAGAGCAGCAGGTATGGGAGCCGAAGTAATAGTTACAGAAGTTGACCCTATAAAAGCTATTGAAGCAAGAATGGACGGTTTCAGAGTAATGCCGATGAGTGAAGCTGCGAAAATTGGAGATATATTCTGCACTGTTACCGGGAACATCCACGTAATAAGGGAAGAACACTTTAACCTTATGAAAGACGGAGCTATAGTTTCCAACTCTGGCCATTTTAATGTGGAAATAGATGTTGCAGCCCTTGAAGAAATGGCAGTTAAAAAAAGAAGGGTAAGAGATTTTGTGGATGAATATGTTATGGAAGATGGAAGAAGAATTTACCTCTTAGGCGAAGGGAGACTTGTTAACCTTGCTGCAGCAGAAGGACATCCGGCATCTGTAATGGATATGAGCTTTGCAAATCAAGCTCTTTCAGCTGAATATATTGTGAAGGAAGGGAAAAATCTAAAACCTAATGTTTATGTTGTACCAGGACATATTGACAATAAAGTTGCAGAGCTAAAACTTAAAGCTATGGGAATAGAAATAGATAAACTTACACCAGAACAAATTGAGTACCTTAATTCCTGGGATGTGGGAACATAA
- a CDS encoding TIGR04219 family outer membrane beta-barrel protein, producing MRKILAALTLVALSAVSANALPLFKVEAGAGMVKQSPSGWINYQGTDVDIKDDLQIADETKPFGWVRIEHPIPLIPNLKVEATKFDFSGSGTITKTFTFGGQTFTASSNIDSELRMDQYDLTIYWGVPFLGLATLGTTHVNFGLTVKYIDGYACVKTATQEASTDFQVPVPMGFLEGGFGIGPVSTNADIKWIGYGGSQFFDAKAEIRYSPIPLMFIGAGYRYEKLKIDDIEDISSDITIKGPYLEAGISF from the coding sequence ATGAGAAAGATTTTAGCAGCATTAACTCTGGTAGCCCTTTCGGCAGTCAGTGCAAACGCCCTTCCACTTTTTAAAGTGGAAGCAGGAGCAGGTATGGTAAAACAAAGTCCTTCAGGATGGATAAACTATCAAGGAACAGATGTTGACATTAAAGATGACCTGCAAATCGCAGATGAAACCAAACCTTTTGGCTGGGTAAGAATAGAGCATCCCATTCCTCTGATACCTAACCTTAAAGTTGAAGCTACAAAGTTTGACTTTTCAGGCTCTGGAACAATAACAAAAACCTTCACATTTGGAGGACAAACTTTTACAGCAAGTTCAAACATAGACAGTGAATTAAGAATGGACCAGTATGACCTGACTATTTACTGGGGAGTACCGTTTTTAGGACTTGCGACCCTTGGAACCACTCATGTAAACTTTGGTCTTACAGTAAAATATATTGATGGCTATGCCTGTGTTAAAACAGCTACACAGGAAGCTTCAACAGATTTTCAGGTTCCAGTGCCCATGGGATTTCTTGAGGGAGGATTCGGAATCGGTCCTGTTTCCACAAATGCAGATATCAAATGGATAGGCTACGGTGGAAGTCAGTTTTTTGATGCAAAAGCTGAAATAAGATACTCTCCTATTCCGCTCATGTTCATTGGCGCTGGTTATAGATATGAAAAACTTAAAATTGATGATATAGAAGATATTTCTTCAGATATAACAATAAAAGGGCCATACCTTGAAGCTGGTATAAGTTTCTAA
- a CDS encoding DUF4332 domain-containing protein — protein MPKDIRQIEGIGKSYAEKLKSIGISTVEELLEKGATSKGREEIAEKIGISSKVVLKWVNKADLMRVRGIGEEYADLLEAAGVDTVPELSRRNPENLYEKIVEVNKEKKLVRQLPGVNKVAKWVEEAKKLPKKVTY, from the coding sequence ATGCCGAAAGATATCAGACAAATTGAAGGTATAGGTAAAAGTTACGCAGAAAAGCTCAAATCAATTGGCATTTCAACCGTTGAAGAGCTTCTTGAGAAAGGGGCTACTTCTAAAGGAAGAGAAGAAATAGCAGAAAAAATAGGGATTTCATCTAAAGTTGTTCTTAAATGGGTGAATAAGGCGGATTTGATGAGAGTTAGAGGAATTGGGGAAGAGTATGCAGATCTTCTTGAAGCTGCCGGGGTTGATACAGTTCCTGAACTTTCCCGAAGAAATCCTGAAAATCTTTATGAAAAAATTGTAGAGGTTAATAAAGAGAAAAAGCTTGTTCGTCAATTGCCAGGGGTAAACAAGGTTGCCAAATGGGTAGAGGAAGCAAAAAAACTTCCTAAAAAAGTAACTTATTAA